In Zunongwangia profunda SM-A87, the following proteins share a genomic window:
- a CDS encoding BatA domain-containing protein, giving the protein MSFVNPTYLWSLLGLLVPIAIHLWNRSEGKTIKVGSIRLIKESQTSKSSRLQFNEFFLLILRLILISLVCFILASPVSIAKRSNLKIAYVVEPSLLKLKSLREALDSIMDKNEVYLFAENFPEYDKENLVSNIGERAFENPQYWQLAQQFFKLHSDSLVVFSKARLNGINGKRPEIAQKVNWIVIDSTESTSEIIEMTSFKDSLELLEFNIQQNLGRFSKIRIAAIDSTNYHITKNVLRHELDTIRVQFYDDLMIEAQVKYLKTSFTALGKYLKRPVVFNDFEIENSVRNPGILIWLSAKELPEFSNTILIFKPDAYAEKLIEKTEKPSVFKLTDTLHRKNILEEHLAENLLPLIGLHPKIDSKITEFDIRNIDKELLAPVFNSQSKKSYIVRLDLTPWLWLAFLLFFSIERIVSKHREQ; this is encoded by the coding sequence ATGTCTTTTGTAAACCCCACTTATTTATGGAGTCTTTTAGGGCTTTTGGTTCCTATTGCTATTCATTTATGGAATAGGAGCGAGGGAAAAACCATAAAAGTAGGAAGCATAAGGCTAATTAAAGAAAGCCAGACGTCTAAGAGCAGTAGATTGCAGTTTAATGAATTTTTTTTATTGATTTTACGGCTAATTTTAATCAGTTTGGTCTGTTTTATTCTGGCATCTCCTGTATCGATTGCAAAACGTTCAAATCTTAAAATTGCATATGTGGTTGAACCATCGCTATTGAAGTTAAAAAGCTTAAGAGAAGCCTTGGATTCGATAATGGATAAAAATGAAGTGTATTTATTCGCTGAAAATTTTCCTGAATATGACAAAGAAAATTTAGTGTCTAATATTGGAGAAAGAGCATTTGAAAATCCCCAATATTGGCAATTGGCGCAGCAGTTTTTTAAGCTGCATAGCGATAGTCTTGTCGTTTTTAGTAAAGCTAGATTAAACGGAATTAATGGCAAAAGACCCGAAATTGCGCAAAAAGTAAACTGGATTGTTATCGATTCTACAGAAAGTACTAGTGAAATCATAGAAATGACTTCGTTTAAAGATTCGCTAGAGTTATTAGAATTCAATATTCAACAAAATTTAGGGCGATTTTCAAAAATAAGAATAGCTGCTATAGATAGCACTAATTATCATATTACTAAAAATGTATTGCGCCATGAATTAGATACGATACGTGTTCAGTTTTATGACGATTTGATGATTGAAGCTCAGGTTAAATATTTGAAAACTTCATTTACTGCACTGGGGAAATATCTAAAAAGACCGGTTGTTTTTAATGATTTTGAAATTGAAAATTCAGTTAGAAATCCTGGAATTTTGATATGGTTAAGTGCAAAGGAATTACCGGAATTTAGTAATACTATTTTAATTTTTAAGCCGGATGCCTACGCTGAAAAATTAATCGAAAAGACCGAAAAACCCAGTGTTTTTAAGCTTACAGATACACTACACAGAAAAAATATTTTAGAAGAGCATCTGGCTGAAAATCTTTTACCGCTTATTGGTTTACATCCTAAAATAGATTCTAAAATTACAGAGTTTGATATTCGAAATATAGACAAAGAACTTTTAGCGCCTGTTTTTAACTCCCAATCTAAAAAAAGCTATATAGTGCGATTGGATTTGACACCCTGGCTTTGGCTAGCCTTTTTATTGTTTTTTAGTATAGAACGAATCGTTTCAAAACATAGGGAGCAATGA
- a CDS encoding DUF4159 domain-containing protein, with protein MNKDFFFTRLQYESGDWDVDQRMPSNLLNSLIEYTTLPVDPQENIISLGSDEIFNCPFCYLSGHKLVQFTKAESDNFKKYVENGGFVFVDDCNHDIDGLFAKSFERQMEEIFGPLALKKISNDHEIYSSFFEFEDGPPTTSQELNGWGDDLVHEYLKAIEIQGKIGVLYSNKDYGCEWDYDFRNKRFYRIDNTRFGVNIVMYALTA; from the coding sequence TTGAATAAGGATTTTTTCTTTACCAGGTTACAATACGAATCGGGAGATTGGGACGTAGATCAACGAATGCCTTCCAATCTACTAAATTCTTTGATCGAATACACTACACTGCCCGTGGATCCTCAGGAAAATATTATTTCGTTGGGAAGTGATGAAATTTTTAATTGTCCGTTTTGCTATTTATCGGGACATAAACTCGTCCAGTTTACAAAAGCCGAAAGTGATAATTTTAAAAAATACGTTGAAAATGGCGGTTTCGTATTTGTAGATGATTGCAATCATGATATCGACGGACTTTTCGCTAAATCTTTCGAGCGTCAAATGGAAGAAATTTTTGGCCCACTGGCTTTAAAAAAGATTTCGAACGATCACGAGATTTACTCCAGCTTTTTCGAGTTTGAGGACGGTCCACCAACAACTTCTCAAGAATTAAATGGTTGGGGAGACGATCTGGTACACGAATATCTTAAAGCCATCGAGATCCAGGGAAAGATAGGCGTCTTATATTCTAATAAAGATTATGGTTGTGAATGGGATTATGATTTTAGAAATAAAAGATTTTATCGAATAGACAATACTCGCTTTGGTGTAAACATCGTAATGTATGCACTTACGGCATAA
- a CDS encoding DUF4369 domain-containing protein: protein MNSEITFLNDRLLSFYLLGGMVLFIALVYKEYGNTRKSVFYLRVSIGLIAIFSLLAIALRPAYPNKKNSNKAIVITGGADKTQLDSLKKIYPKITTVDYKSGDFIKPKLEGTAKVFLLGYGIEEYDLFQFENKDVVYLPSKLPPGIDKIKYSKTVFQGENVNIRAHFYKSKPGNKVYLEDFGGNKLDSAVIRDGEFKLNAVTKLTGEFVYQLTVIDSIGEQVIQEPLPVKINAPKKLRILILNNFPNFETRYLKNFLAEEGHQITLRTQLTSNRFKYEYLNTKTQVFSGITEDSLKDFDVLVLDTPGFSQLSVNEKQILESAVKKDGLGIYVQQVEDNFKEKTFVNFVTQFDGLPEMKWHNESQIELYKYPYIFQKTANTYSLLEVEDNLAVYQYLGRGKVGSGVFQNTYQLLLKGNKPVYREIWTGIFKEISKPSWESVNWQLVTDIGLVNVPVDIRIKTALARPALTDNLEHHIALLQHADISDEYVARIYPEKEGWNHLKLSADDSILNFKFYVFKDDDWSTKRRSNLLKNSQSYFNNVAEAQEKELLLKPINVYWFYFIFIGCVSFLWLHPKLKK from the coding sequence ATGAACAGTGAAATTACATTTCTAAATGATCGGCTTTTAAGTTTTTACCTTTTAGGTGGGATGGTTTTGTTCATCGCTTTGGTCTATAAGGAATATGGTAATACTCGAAAAAGCGTTTTTTATCTAAGAGTTTCGATAGGTTTAATAGCTATTTTTTCGTTGCTGGCGATTGCATTAAGACCGGCTTATCCAAATAAGAAAAATAGTAACAAAGCTATTGTAATTACTGGTGGAGCCGATAAAACCCAATTAGATAGTTTAAAAAAAATATATCCAAAAATAACGACCGTCGATTATAAATCAGGAGATTTTATAAAGCCAAAATTAGAAGGGACGGCCAAGGTTTTTCTATTGGGTTATGGTATTGAAGAATACGACCTGTTTCAATTTGAAAATAAGGATGTAGTTTACCTACCTTCTAAATTGCCACCTGGAATTGATAAAATAAAATATTCAAAAACAGTTTTTCAAGGTGAAAATGTAAACATTCGGGCTCATTTTTATAAATCAAAACCTGGTAATAAAGTTTATTTAGAGGATTTTGGCGGCAATAAGCTTGATTCAGCCGTGATAAGAGATGGTGAATTTAAACTGAATGCGGTGACTAAACTTACAGGTGAATTTGTTTATCAATTAACAGTTATAGATTCGATAGGGGAGCAGGTAATACAGGAGCCCCTTCCCGTTAAGATTAATGCCCCCAAAAAATTGCGAATATTAATCCTCAATAATTTTCCAAATTTTGAAACCCGGTATCTCAAGAATTTCTTAGCAGAAGAGGGACATCAAATTACCCTTAGAACACAGTTAACAAGCAATCGCTTTAAATATGAATATTTGAATACTAAAACACAAGTTTTTTCCGGTATCACTGAGGATTCTCTTAAGGATTTTGATGTTTTAGTCCTCGATACACCTGGTTTTAGCCAGCTTTCTGTAAATGAAAAGCAGATTTTGGAATCGGCCGTTAAAAAAGATGGTTTAGGTATTTATGTCCAGCAAGTTGAAGATAATTTTAAGGAAAAAACATTTGTAAATTTTGTCACTCAATTTGATGGTTTGCCAGAAATGAAGTGGCATAATGAGTCGCAGATTGAGCTTTATAAATATCCATATATCTTTCAGAAAACAGCAAATACTTACTCTTTATTAGAGGTCGAAGATAATCTGGCAGTTTATCAGTATTTAGGTAGGGGGAAAGTGGGTAGCGGTGTTTTTCAGAATACGTATCAATTGCTTTTAAAGGGTAACAAACCGGTGTACAGGGAAATTTGGACAGGTATTTTTAAAGAGATCTCTAAGCCATCATGGGAAAGTGTAAACTGGCAATTAGTAACTGATATCGGTTTAGTTAATGTCCCAGTAGATATTCGTATTAAAACAGCTTTGGCAAGACCAGCACTAACCGATAATTTAGAACATCATATTGCATTACTCCAACATGCGGATATATCAGACGAGTATGTAGCAAGGATTTATCCTGAGAAAGAGGGCTGGAATCATTTAAAATTATCAGCTGATGATAGCATTTTAAATTTTAAATTTTATGTATTTAAGGATGATGATTGGAGTACAAAAAGGCGTAGTAATTTACTAAAAAATAGTCAATCGTACTTTAATAATGTTGCAGAAGCTCAAGAAAAGGAGCTGTTATTAAAGCCAATTAATGTATACTGGTTTTATTTTATTTTTATAGGATGCGTGAGCTTTTTATGGTTACATCCTAAGTTAAAAAAATGA
- a CDS encoding efflux RND transporter periplasmic adaptor subunit, producing the protein MSRILMIVSLCAMFLGMGCESHKEKKEEKSRYLVTSPLRKDTLVVNQYVAQIQSIRNIEVRAQERGYLEDIYVDEGQFVKKGQLMFKIMPKLYKAELQKAEAEAHFAEIEYENTKQLADSNVVAPNELAMSKAKLEKAKAEKSLAQVHLEFTEIRAPFDGIVDRLHLKLGSLVEEGELLTSLSDNSDMWVYYNVPEAEYLDYQQAIHEDDTVKVELLMANNQVYKHDGYVQTIEGEFNNETGNIAFRASFPNPEGLLRHGETGSVLTKVPFNNSLLIPQKATFEVLSKHYVYVINEDDKIEAREISLAGELPHIYAISDGITEDDKILLEGLRKVREGDEIEYEFEDPQEVIGHLELYAE; encoded by the coding sequence ATGAGTAGAATTCTCATGATTGTTAGTCTGTGTGCTATGTTTTTAGGCATGGGCTGTGAATCCCACAAAGAAAAGAAAGAAGAAAAATCCAGGTATCTGGTAACAAGCCCGCTTCGTAAAGATACCCTGGTCGTCAATCAATACGTAGCGCAAATTCAATCTATAAGAAATATAGAAGTGCGGGCGCAGGAGAGAGGTTATCTTGAAGATATCTATGTAGATGAAGGACAGTTTGTGAAAAAAGGGCAGTTAATGTTTAAAATTATGCCTAAGCTTTACAAAGCCGAATTACAAAAGGCTGAGGCTGAAGCCCATTTTGCCGAAATAGAATACGAAAATACCAAACAATTAGCCGATAGTAATGTTGTTGCTCCTAACGAATTAGCAATGTCAAAAGCTAAGTTAGAAAAAGCAAAGGCTGAAAAGTCGCTAGCGCAGGTACATTTAGAATTCACTGAAATTAGAGCTCCCTTTGACGGAATTGTAGACAGACTTCATTTAAAGTTAGGAAGTTTGGTGGAAGAAGGAGAATTACTTACCAGTTTATCCGATAACAGCGATATGTGGGTTTATTATAATGTTCCTGAAGCCGAATATTTGGACTATCAGCAAGCCATTCACGAAGATGATACGGTAAAAGTAGAATTGCTGATGGCCAATAACCAGGTTTACAAGCATGATGGTTATGTACAAACTATCGAAGGAGAATTTAATAACGAAACCGGGAATATTGCTTTTAGAGCAAGTTTTCCGAACCCAGAAGGTCTTTTAAGACATGGTGAAACCGGTAGTGTTCTTACCAAAGTCCCCTTTAATAACTCATTACTAATTCCCCAAAAAGCCACATTCGAGGTGCTAAGTAAGCATTATGTATATGTTATAAACGAAGATGATAAAATCGAAGCAAGAGAAATTAGTCTTGCCGGTGAGCTTCCGCATATTTATGCCATAAGTGATGGAATTACTGAGGATGATAAAATTCTTTTAGAAGGACTTCGTAAAGTTAGAGAAGGAGATGAGATCGAGTACGAATTTGAAGATCCTCAGGAGGTTATAGGTCACCTTGAACTTTATGCCGAGTAA
- a CDS encoding AAA family ATPase, which produces MNEELLNLEKEVKDLTTKIDLLKTEIGKIIIGQEETIEQLLITFLAGGHALLEGVPGLAKTLMIRTLSDAIALKFKRIQFTPDLMPSDIIGTEILEEDHTTGKKFFEFNKGPIFSNIILADEINRTPPKTQAALLEAMQEFEVTYSGKTYKLDKPFFILATQNPIEQSGTFPLPEAQQDRFLLYIKIGYPSEQEETSILKSTTSSVKKKVNPVISGEEILRLQELVRELPISDDLIGYVSKIVRATRPETTTIDFVKEWVSWGAGPRAGQAMILTAKARALSQKRLAVTKEDINVVAYPVLRHRVIVNFKAEAARITSDHVTKDLLKNIAF; this is translated from the coding sequence ATGAATGAAGAATTACTAAATCTTGAAAAAGAAGTAAAAGACCTAACCACCAAAATTGACCTTCTAAAAACGGAGATCGGGAAAATTATTATTGGTCAGGAAGAAACCATAGAACAGTTATTGATCACTTTTCTAGCAGGAGGTCACGCTTTGCTTGAAGGTGTTCCAGGGTTAGCAAAAACCTTAATGATTAGAACCTTATCTGATGCGATAGCGCTAAAGTTTAAAAGGATTCAATTTACACCAGATCTTATGCCATCGGATATTATTGGTACTGAAATTTTAGAGGAAGATCATACGACCGGTAAAAAGTTTTTTGAGTTTAATAAAGGCCCTATTTTCTCGAATATTATTCTGGCTGATGAAATTAACAGAACGCCCCCTAAAACCCAGGCCGCTTTGTTGGAAGCTATGCAGGAGTTTGAAGTTACCTACTCAGGAAAAACCTATAAGCTGGACAAGCCATTTTTTATTCTGGCCACTCAAAACCCTATTGAACAATCGGGAACATTCCCCTTGCCGGAAGCCCAGCAGGACCGCTTTCTTTTATACATTAAAATTGGATATCCAAGCGAGCAGGAAGAAACCAGTATTTTAAAAAGTACAACGAGTTCCGTAAAAAAGAAGGTCAATCCGGTTATTAGCGGAGAAGAAATTTTGCGTTTGCAGGAATTGGTAAGAGAGCTGCCTATAAGCGATGATCTAATTGGTTACGTAAGTAAAATAGTAAGGGCAACACGCCCAGAAACAACGACCATTGATTTTGTAAAAGAGTGGGTAAGTTGGGGTGCGGGACCACGTGCAGGACAGGCAATGATTTTAACTGCAAAAGCCAGGGCATTATCCCAAAAAAGACTGGCAGTAACGAAGGAAGATATTAATGTGGTAGCTTACCCTGTGCTGCGACATCGGGTAATCGTAAATTTTAAAGCTGAAGCGGCAAGAATTACTTCAGATCATGTTACTAAAGATCTATTAAAGAATATCGCTTTTTAG
- a CDS encoding DUF58 domain-containing protein, with protein sequence MDTYQELLKPEIVREISGLSLMSRVIVDSYLQGLNKSRHLGVGMEFSQYRGYEAGDDLRLLDWKMLARSGRYYIKQSEIESQISVKFIMDASASMGHSEHKITKMDFLRIMVASISYLAYDQGDDVGLFALNQHELRAVYPRAVKKDFNRLLHELIAIDNRGKWPESSASFNQIHSHHRKEIVFFITDMHQHTCELQEFAKALKTDRNEVVVLQIIGEQEMEFEYKGTLTFEDMETGEKVKITAKEAKAQYLKDLKKSIKDNEDFFLGNGIDYQLFKMNEPLTETLKLYLKKRIKLA encoded by the coding sequence ATGGATACGTATCAGGAACTTTTAAAACCAGAGATCGTTCGGGAAATTTCAGGATTGAGCCTGATGTCCCGTGTGATCGTTGATAGTTATTTGCAAGGCCTGAATAAAAGTCGGCATCTTGGTGTCGGGATGGAATTTAGTCAATATCGCGGTTACGAAGCTGGTGACGACCTACGTTTGCTAGACTGGAAGATGCTGGCCAGATCTGGACGCTATTACATCAAACAATCGGAGATCGAATCTCAGATTAGTGTAAAATTTATTATGGATGCCAGCGCTTCGATGGGACACAGTGAGCATAAGATTACCAAAATGGATTTTTTGAGAATTATGGTGGCATCTATTTCATATTTGGCGTATGACCAGGGAGATGATGTTGGACTTTTTGCATTGAATCAGCATGAATTACGGGCTGTTTATCCCAGGGCCGTAAAAAAAGATTTTAACCGATTATTACACGAATTAATTGCTATCGACAATCGTGGAAAGTGGCCGGAAAGTTCGGCTTCTTTCAATCAAATTCATAGTCATCATCGCAAAGAGATCGTGTTTTTTATTACTGATATGCATCAGCATACATGCGAGTTGCAGGAATTTGCAAAAGCTCTAAAAACAGATCGAAATGAAGTTGTTGTACTCCAAATAATAGGGGAGCAGGAAATGGAATTTGAGTATAAGGGCACACTTACTTTTGAGGATATGGAAACTGGCGAAAAAGTAAAAATTACTGCCAAAGAAGCTAAAGCCCAATATTTAAAAGACCTGAAAAAGAGTATAAAGGATAACGAAGATTTCTTCCTTGGAAATGGGATCGATTATCAATTGTTTAAAATGAACGAACCATTAACGGAAACTCTAAAATTATACCTCAAAAAACGAATTAAATTAGCGTAA
- a CDS encoding TldD/PmbA family protein → MAIYTEQEAREILEKAMSFSNADACVMYLSGSESGNIRYARNTVSTAGHQSNQSLQVVANFGKKSGTATIDEFDDESLKSVVQRAEELAQLSPENPEFMDPLEPQTYDRPVNYVEATANIKPEYRAEVAASSIQPASEQEVTAAGFLDDGVSFRAMLNSKDLFAYDKSTNVDFTVTMRTNDGTGSGWVTRDYNDISKFDPEEAAAIAIEKAVLSKKARAIEPGRYTVILEPAAAGDLLRNMYRSLGARTADEGRSFMSKEGGGTKLGEKIVDERVNIWSDPLHPDVPTATWNGDGLPLKKTSWLENGVVKNLAYDRYWASKSGVDPVPFPLNMIMEGGDMSREELIKSTKRGILVTRFWYIRSVDPQTLLYTGLTRDGTFYIENGEIKYPVKNFRFNESPIIMLNNLEALGEQVRVNGNLIPYMKIRDFTFTSLSDAV, encoded by the coding sequence ATGGCAATATATACTGAACAAGAAGCTCGTGAAATTCTTGAAAAAGCAATGAGCTTTTCTAATGCAGATGCTTGCGTAATGTATCTAAGTGGAAGCGAAAGTGGCAATATTCGTTATGCGAGAAATACCGTTTCTACCGCAGGACATCAATCCAACCAATCCTTACAGGTAGTGGCGAACTTCGGAAAAAAATCCGGAACGGCAACCATCGATGAATTCGATGATGAATCTTTAAAAAGTGTGGTACAAAGGGCGGAAGAATTAGCACAGCTTTCTCCTGAAAATCCAGAGTTTATGGATCCTTTAGAACCGCAAACTTATGATAGGCCGGTAAATTATGTAGAGGCAACGGCGAACATTAAACCAGAATATCGGGCTGAAGTTGCTGCAAGTAGTATTCAACCGGCTTCAGAACAGGAAGTCACTGCAGCTGGATTTTTGGATGATGGCGTTTCCTTTAGAGCAATGCTTAATTCAAAGGACCTGTTTGCTTATGATAAATCGACCAACGTGGACTTTACAGTAACTATGCGAACTAATGATGGTACAGGTTCTGGTTGGGTAACCAGGGATTATAATGATATTTCTAAGTTCGATCCGGAAGAAGCTGCTGCAATCGCAATAGAAAAAGCGGTGCTTTCTAAAAAAGCAAGGGCAATAGAACCAGGGAGATATACCGTAATCTTAGAACCTGCCGCTGCCGGAGATCTATTACGAAATATGTACCGCTCTCTTGGCGCACGTACAGCAGATGAAGGTCGTAGTTTTATGTCTAAAGAAGGCGGAGGCACCAAGCTTGGTGAGAAAATAGTGGACGAACGTGTAAATATCTGGAGTGATCCTTTACATCCCGATGTTCCTACAGCAACATGGAATGGGGATGGTTTACCGCTTAAAAAAACATCCTGGTTAGAAAATGGAGTGGTTAAAAATCTTGCCTACGACAGATATTGGGCCTCAAAAAGTGGAGTAGATCCGGTGCCATTTCCACTAAATATGATTATGGAAGGTGGGGACATGTCTAGAGAAGAATTAATAAAAAGTACTAAACGCGGAATTTTAGTAACCCGATTTTGGTATATACGATCTGTAGATCCTCAAACCTTGCTCTATACTGGCCTTACGAGAGATGGAACTTTTTATATTGAAAATGGTGAAATTAAATATCCTGTAAAGAACTTCCGGTTTAATGAAAGTCCTATAATTATGTTGAACAACCTGGAAGCCTTAGGCGAGCAGGTGCGAGTAAACGGAAATTTGATTCCATACATGAAGATTAGAGACTTTACATTTACCAGTCTTTCAGATGCTGTTTAA
- a CDS encoding LytR/AlgR family response regulator transcription factor: MRCIIVDDEELQVSLCKMLIQEHTNLKLAGTFGSALEALKFIKSNQNIDLIFLDIMLPDISGFELLSLLKDSPQVILISSTTEYAIEAFDFDHVLDYLLKPIKKNRFLKAVDKAIGKRKVQMSIPKSFYVQSDKRLIKINPNDINYVEACGNYVFIHLEAQKIFTYCSLRKLIEKLDCENFVQTHRSYIININKIKDIEDNSVLIGNKVIPISRRFRKNVLNSIDVI; this comes from the coding sequence ATGAGATGTATAATTGTTGATGACGAAGAATTACAGGTTTCTTTATGTAAAATGCTAATTCAGGAGCATACCAATTTAAAGCTTGCAGGAACTTTTGGGAGTGCGCTTGAAGCATTGAAGTTTATTAAGTCGAATCAAAATATTGATTTAATATTTTTAGACATAATGCTTCCTGATATTAGTGGATTTGAATTGCTATCTCTACTGAAAGATTCTCCTCAGGTTATTTTAATATCATCGACTACAGAATATGCTATTGAAGCATTTGATTTTGATCATGTTCTTGATTATCTTCTAAAACCAATTAAAAAGAACAGGTTCTTAAAAGCAGTCGATAAGGCTATTGGCAAACGGAAAGTACAAATGAGCATCCCTAAATCATTCTATGTACAAAGTGATAAGCGCCTAATAAAAATTAATCCTAACGACATTAATTATGTTGAAGCTTGTGGAAATTATGTTTTTATTCATCTCGAAGCTCAAAAAATTTTTACTTACTGCAGCTTAAGAAAGTTGATTGAAAAATTAGACTGCGAAAATTTTGTACAAACACATCGCTCTTATATTATTAATATCAATAAAATAAAAGATATCGAAGATAATAGTGTCTTAATAGGGAATAAAGTAATACCTATTAGTAGGAGATTTCGGAAAAACGTATTAAATAGCATTGATGTGATTTAA